Proteins found in one Zea mays cultivar B73 chromosome 1, Zm-B73-REFERENCE-NAM-5.0, whole genome shotgun sequence genomic segment:
- the LOC103643733 gene encoding uncharacterized protein isoform X2, with protein MNTVCEVCGDIGYRQLLLCCRDCKRCAVHQYCLDKVVYEASLIKWFCYECLQRRGEVTRISSLEKLSSERPLSQVHSRSPVQQLITKSVESVRDAGPWRDRKNESIATKYPSLNRTYPSIKKHTKKKPIVKPMGNCTNRKVRMAKVTTHTSAEASRSCETIGTESSKSNHGKNQQVDHANPVALNTEQSFPLIVNSLGTLGDNHQYHLLETTEGLACKFKKVPQSLAAPLKRLEKRDNVVLGSNNLGSSCFTADLGSSVLGKSGDKSNRMKDIGANLSSKHNDHGNQANQHTLVGSKNMEGKSVKAKHTVVDAHKNTSWTVDSLINVKDKSEVYGDSNRDILNDVTVQLDHRASNELLPRSTATNIPQLATLENDVVDTVMPYSPNGGCEESFSCPGIKNTPSVRERSVDPINISSDSHDTIEASESSERFMECQKASLCRRRKTVKMAMVSSSSEESGEDTISENVSLGYVLACRSSLSKAQKKRVTKLIQEIQPEFTVFISIMRMSNVKLPGPLLGITKEYAIAHFPDKTTNVTLETPGKSKKWHPKFYKRDESRKNLLMGQWLDFVRDNHVQEGDICLFLPTKDEIRHTFMVYILHETTHSRCGAGFQRVGPCLGGASSAKMASEVHIEDEPTAGEHVSSDSDMPENSHEPLESGDSDDPFEPPYFVPCRSPLSKSQKRMVEQRVRAIRSEVPICVAVMKNNNVGIAQRWMLELCSRYASVYLPTKGQNILLQCKGKTWEAKMMFHNGRRWFLNGGWPDFARGNGLRVGDMCLFELKKKKSTLTMAVHIIRKEQF; from the exons ATG AACACTGTGTGTGAAGTTTGTGGGGATATTGGTTACAGACAACTTCTGCTTTGTTGCAGAGACTGCAAGCGTTGTGCTGTGCACCA ATACTGTTTGGACAAAGTTGTCTACGAGGCATCATTAATAAAATGGTTCTGTTATGAATGCCTACAAAGGCGTGGTGAAGTTACTCGCATCAGTTCTCTAGAGAAGTTGTCAAGTGAAAgaccactaagtcaggtccattcTCGTTCTCCAGTACAGCAGCTAATTACCAAGAGTGTAGAGTCAGTAAGGGATGCAGGGCCTTGGAGAGATCGGAAAAATGAATCAATTGCGACTAAATATCCATCTCTCAACAGAACATATCCTTCAATTAAGAAGCACACTAAAAAGAAGCCGATTGTGAAACCAATGGGTAACTGCACAAATAGAAAAGTGCGAATGGCTAAAGTTACCACCCATACAAGTGCCGAAGCGTCACGTTCTTGTGAAACCATTGGGACAGAATCATCTAAGAGCAACCATGGGAAGAACCAGCAGGTGGACCATGCAAACCCTGTCGCATTGAACACTGAGCAGTCTTTCCCTTTGATTGTGAATAGCTTGGGTACATTGGGAGATAATCACCAGTATCACCTCTTAGAAACAACAGAAGGGTTGGCTTGCAAATTCAAGAAAGTTCCACAATCACTCGCAGCACCATTGAAAAGATTAGAGAAGAGAGACAATGTGGTTTTGGGATCAAATAATTTAGGGTCATCTTGTTTCACAGCTGACCTTGGAAGCTCGGTTCTTGGAAAAAGTGGAGACAAATCGAATAGAATGAAGGATATTGGTGCAAACTTGTCTTCCAAACACAATGATCATGGCAATCAGGCAAATCAACACACTTTAGTTGGCTCGAAGAACATGGAAGGCAAGTCTGTAAAGGCTAAACATACTGTGGTTGATGCACATAAAAACACGTCTTGGACAGTGGACTCACTGATAAACGTCAAGGACAAGTCTGAAGTATATGGTGATAGTAATAGGGATATCTTAAATGATGTCACAGTCCAGCTGGATCATAGGGCTAGCAATGAGTTGCTGCCGAGAAGCACGGCCACCAATATACcacagctagccactctggaaaaCGATGTTGTGGACACAGTCATGCCATATTCACCCAATGGTGGTTGTGAGGAATCATTTTCCTGCCCTGGCATAAAAAACACCCCAAGTGTTCGAGAAAGAAGTGTAGATCCCATTAATATTTCAAGTGATTCTCATGATACCATAGAAGCATCCGAAAGCAGTGAAAGATTCATGGAATGCCAAAAAGCTAGCTTGTGTCGTCGCAGGAAAACTGTGAAGATGGCTATGGTGTCCTCATCATCTGAGGAGTCAG GAGAAGACACTATCTCTGAAAACGTATCTTTGGGGTATGTTTTGGCATGTAGAAGTTCTCTATCTAAAGCACAAAAGAAGAGAGTAACGAAGCTTATTCAGGAAATTCAACCTGAATTCACAGTTTTTATATCAATAATGCGGATGAGCAATGTGAAACTCCCAGGTCCTCTTCTG GGAATTACCAAGGAATATGCAATTGCACATTTCCCAGATAAAACCACAAATGTCACTCTTGAGACGCCTGGCAAGAGCAAGAAGTGGCATCCCAAATTCTACAAAAGAGATGAAAGTAGAAAGAACTTGCTTATGGGACAATGGCTAGACTTTGTCCGTGACAATCATGTGCAGGAGGGAGATATCTGCCTCTTTTTACCGACAAAAGATGAGATAAGACACACATTTATGGTCTATATTCTTCATGAAACAACCCATTCTAGATGTGGGGCTGGCTTTCAAAGGGTTGGCCCATGCCTTGGTGGTGCATCCAGTGCAAAGATGGCTTCAGAAGTTCATATTGAGGATGAACCAACCGCTG GAGAACATGTTTCGTCGGACAGTGATATGCCAGAAAATTCTCATGAACCTCTGGAGAGCGGAGACTCGGATGATCCATTTGAACCTCCATACTTTGTACCATGCAGGAGTCCTCTATCTAAATCCCAAAAGAGAATGGTTGAGCAGCGAGTGCGAGCTATCCGATCTGAAGTTCCCATTTGTGTGGCAGTAATGAAGAACAATAACGTTGGCATTGCTCAGCGTTGGATGCTA GAATTATGTTCACGATATGCTTCGGTATATCTCCCAACTAAAGGGCAAAACATATTGCTCCAGTGCAAGGGGAAGACGTGGGAAGCCAAAATGATGTTTCATAATGGCAGAAGGTGGTTTCTTAATGGAGGTTGGCCCGATTTTGCTCGTGGCAATGGCCTGCGCGTCGGTGACATGTGTCTATTCGAACTGAAGAAGAAAAAGAGTACGCTTACCATGGCAGTCCATATCATTCGCAAGGAGCAGTTTTAG
- the LOC103643733 gene encoding uncharacterized protein isoform X1 — MSPHKCGTLQVWNTVCEVCGDIGYRQLLLCCRDCKRCAVHQYCLDKVVYEASLIKWFCYECLQRRGEVTRISSLEKLSSERPLSQVHSRSPVQQLITKSVESVRDAGPWRDRKNESIATKYPSLNRTYPSIKKHTKKKPIVKPMGNCTNRKVRMAKVTTHTSAEASRSCETIGTESSKSNHGKNQQVDHANPVALNTEQSFPLIVNSLGTLGDNHQYHLLETTEGLACKFKKVPQSLAAPLKRLEKRDNVVLGSNNLGSSCFTADLGSSVLGKSGDKSNRMKDIGANLSSKHNDHGNQANQHTLVGSKNMEGKSVKAKHTVVDAHKNTSWTVDSLINVKDKSEVYGDSNRDILNDVTVQLDHRASNELLPRSTATNIPQLATLENDVVDTVMPYSPNGGCEESFSCPGIKNTPSVRERSVDPINISSDSHDTIEASESSERFMECQKASLCRRRKTVKMAMVSSSSEESGEDTISENVSLGYVLACRSSLSKAQKKRVTKLIQEIQPEFTVFISIMRMSNVKLPGPLLGITKEYAIAHFPDKTTNVTLETPGKSKKWHPKFYKRDESRKNLLMGQWLDFVRDNHVQEGDICLFLPTKDEIRHTFMVYILHETTHSRCGAGFQRVGPCLGGASSAKMASEVHIEDEPTAGEHVSSDSDMPENSHEPLESGDSDDPFEPPYFVPCRSPLSKSQKRMVEQRVRAIRSEVPICVAVMKNNNVGIAQRWMLELCSRYASVYLPTKGQNILLQCKGKTWEAKMMFHNGRRWFLNGGWPDFARGNGLRVGDMCLFELKKKKSTLTMAVHIIRKEQF, encoded by the exons ATGAGCCCACACAAGTGTGGTACCCTTCAAGTGTGG AACACTGTGTGTGAAGTTTGTGGGGATATTGGTTACAGACAACTTCTGCTTTGTTGCAGAGACTGCAAGCGTTGTGCTGTGCACCA ATACTGTTTGGACAAAGTTGTCTACGAGGCATCATTAATAAAATGGTTCTGTTATGAATGCCTACAAAGGCGTGGTGAAGTTACTCGCATCAGTTCTCTAGAGAAGTTGTCAAGTGAAAgaccactaagtcaggtccattcTCGTTCTCCAGTACAGCAGCTAATTACCAAGAGTGTAGAGTCAGTAAGGGATGCAGGGCCTTGGAGAGATCGGAAAAATGAATCAATTGCGACTAAATATCCATCTCTCAACAGAACATATCCTTCAATTAAGAAGCACACTAAAAAGAAGCCGATTGTGAAACCAATGGGTAACTGCACAAATAGAAAAGTGCGAATGGCTAAAGTTACCACCCATACAAGTGCCGAAGCGTCACGTTCTTGTGAAACCATTGGGACAGAATCATCTAAGAGCAACCATGGGAAGAACCAGCAGGTGGACCATGCAAACCCTGTCGCATTGAACACTGAGCAGTCTTTCCCTTTGATTGTGAATAGCTTGGGTACATTGGGAGATAATCACCAGTATCACCTCTTAGAAACAACAGAAGGGTTGGCTTGCAAATTCAAGAAAGTTCCACAATCACTCGCAGCACCATTGAAAAGATTAGAGAAGAGAGACAATGTGGTTTTGGGATCAAATAATTTAGGGTCATCTTGTTTCACAGCTGACCTTGGAAGCTCGGTTCTTGGAAAAAGTGGAGACAAATCGAATAGAATGAAGGATATTGGTGCAAACTTGTCTTCCAAACACAATGATCATGGCAATCAGGCAAATCAACACACTTTAGTTGGCTCGAAGAACATGGAAGGCAAGTCTGTAAAGGCTAAACATACTGTGGTTGATGCACATAAAAACACGTCTTGGACAGTGGACTCACTGATAAACGTCAAGGACAAGTCTGAAGTATATGGTGATAGTAATAGGGATATCTTAAATGATGTCACAGTCCAGCTGGATCATAGGGCTAGCAATGAGTTGCTGCCGAGAAGCACGGCCACCAATATACcacagctagccactctggaaaaCGATGTTGTGGACACAGTCATGCCATATTCACCCAATGGTGGTTGTGAGGAATCATTTTCCTGCCCTGGCATAAAAAACACCCCAAGTGTTCGAGAAAGAAGTGTAGATCCCATTAATATTTCAAGTGATTCTCATGATACCATAGAAGCATCCGAAAGCAGTGAAAGATTCATGGAATGCCAAAAAGCTAGCTTGTGTCGTCGCAGGAAAACTGTGAAGATGGCTATGGTGTCCTCATCATCTGAGGAGTCAG GAGAAGACACTATCTCTGAAAACGTATCTTTGGGGTATGTTTTGGCATGTAGAAGTTCTCTATCTAAAGCACAAAAGAAGAGAGTAACGAAGCTTATTCAGGAAATTCAACCTGAATTCACAGTTTTTATATCAATAATGCGGATGAGCAATGTGAAACTCCCAGGTCCTCTTCTG GGAATTACCAAGGAATATGCAATTGCACATTTCCCAGATAAAACCACAAATGTCACTCTTGAGACGCCTGGCAAGAGCAAGAAGTGGCATCCCAAATTCTACAAAAGAGATGAAAGTAGAAAGAACTTGCTTATGGGACAATGGCTAGACTTTGTCCGTGACAATCATGTGCAGGAGGGAGATATCTGCCTCTTTTTACCGACAAAAGATGAGATAAGACACACATTTATGGTCTATATTCTTCATGAAACAACCCATTCTAGATGTGGGGCTGGCTTTCAAAGGGTTGGCCCATGCCTTGGTGGTGCATCCAGTGCAAAGATGGCTTCAGAAGTTCATATTGAGGATGAACCAACCGCTG GAGAACATGTTTCGTCGGACAGTGATATGCCAGAAAATTCTCATGAACCTCTGGAGAGCGGAGACTCGGATGATCCATTTGAACCTCCATACTTTGTACCATGCAGGAGTCCTCTATCTAAATCCCAAAAGAGAATGGTTGAGCAGCGAGTGCGAGCTATCCGATCTGAAGTTCCCATTTGTGTGGCAGTAATGAAGAACAATAACGTTGGCATTGCTCAGCGTTGGATGCTA GAATTATGTTCACGATATGCTTCGGTATATCTCCCAACTAAAGGGCAAAACATATTGCTCCAGTGCAAGGGGAAGACGTGGGAAGCCAAAATGATGTTTCATAATGGCAGAAGGTGGTTTCTTAATGGAGGTTGGCCCGATTTTGCTCGTGGCAATGGCCTGCGCGTCGGTGACATGTGTCTATTCGAACTGAAGAAGAAAAAGAGTACGCTTACCATGGCAGTCCATATCATTCGCAAGGAGCAGTTTTAG
- the LOC100283109 gene encoding dof domain, zinc finger family protein translates to MAGQVMEAQACRLQPPTMAPFAPLPHQYNNTCKHLNTTMAATSGNNNSNGSTATAAGGAAADGMAAYLQHLQQAGAEAAAKSGGGGGAARGEQCPRCASRDTKFCYYNNYNTSQPRHFCRACRRYWTLGGSLRNVPVGGSTRKRPRLAHHHQHARLAPPAPHVFGLTPMMPPPLQPSSSTSSSQGQGQGQGQSGGLLGSLFALGAAGAGPPLLEGRGAGSSFDFDLGLGLPTGALHLGAAGQMQGLGLMGGGGASAAGSSSFLWPAAGLLVDNDSVDTWKMPGAAAGSMWPDFSFPAAAAPQTAGLLHGGGHLM, encoded by the coding sequence ATGGCGGGCCAAGTGATGGAAGCTCAGGCGTGCCGGCTGCAGCCTCCCACCATGGCGCCGTTCGCGCCACTACCTCATCAGTACAACAACACCTGCAAGCACCTCAACACGACGATGGCCGCCACTTCcggcaacaacaacagcaacggCAGCACCGCTACCGCGGCTGGCGGTGCGGCGGCCGACGGCATGGCCGCCTACCTCCAGCACCTGCAGCAGGCGGGCGCCGAGGCGGCGGCcaagagcggcggcggcggcggcgcggcgcgcgGGGAGCAGTGCCCGCGGTGCGCGTCGCGCGACACCAAGTTCTGCTACTACAACAACTACAACACGTCCCAGCCGCGCCACTTCTGCCGCGCCTGCCGACGCTACTGGACGCTGGGCGGGTCCCTCCGCAACGTCCCCGTCGGCGGGTCCACGCGCAAGCGCCCGCGCCTGGCGCACCACCACCAGCACGCCAGGCTCGCTCCTCCGGCGCCGCACGTCTTCGGCCTCACGCCGATGATGCCTCCTCCCTTGCAACCGTCGTCGTCGACATCGTCGTCGCAGGGACAGGGACAGGGACAGGGACAGAGCGGCGGCCTCCTCGGCTCACTGTTCGCGCTCGGCGCCGCGGGCGCGGGGCCGCCGCTGCTCGAAGGCCGCGGCGCAGGGTCGTCGTTCGActtcgacctcgggctcggactccCGACGGGGGCCTTACACCTGGGCGCGGCCGGACAAATGCAAGGCCTCGGGCTCATGGGGGGAGGAGGTGCCTCCGCAGCCGGGTCGTCGTCCTTCCTCTGGCCCGCCGCGGGGCTGCTGGTGGACAACGACAGCGTGGACACGTGGAAGATGCCAGGCGCCGCTGCGGGTTCAATGTGGCCAGACTTCTCTTTTCCGGCGGCAGCGGCGCCACAAACCGCCGGATTGCTTCATGGCGGAGGCCACCTGATGTGA